From the Planktothricoides raciborskii GIHE-MW2 genome, the window AATGCTTCGCCCTGTAACCCATAAATAAAATTTCGGAATCAATCGGCAAATATTTGGGCGAAGCATTCGCGGATAAAAATTGACGATTTTACCGAGAAATTTGGGCGCGAATGCTTTGCCCCTACAATGGGTAAACCGGGCAGAAAATTTCGGAATCAATCGGCAAATATTTGGGCGAAGCATTCGCGGATAAAAATTGACGATTTTACCGAGAAATTTGGGCGCGAATGCTTTGCCCCTACAATGGGTAAACCGGGCAGAAAATTTCGGAATCAATCGGCAAATATTTGGGCGAAGCATTCGCGGATAAAAATTGACGATTTTACCGAGAAATTTGGGCGCGAATGCTTTGCCCCTACAATAGACAATCTGAAAAAATATGGGCGAAGCATTCGCGGATAAAAATTGACGATTTTACCGAGAAATTTGGGCGCGAATGCTTTGCCCCTACAATAGACAATCTGAAAAAATATGGGCGAAGCATTCGCGGATAAAAATTGACGATTTTACCGAGAAATTTGGGCGCGAATGCTTTGCCCCTACAATGGGACACTGCTATGACTAAAACTCCTCCCTCTCCTCCTCCTTCCCCTGTGGCCAAATTCTTTTTTCTGAATACGGTATTTGGCCTATTGTTATGCTTTTTATTTGTGATTGGGGGACTGATCGGGGTTTCTTCAATGGTTAAAGAAGGCGACCCAGATATTAATATTGCGATCGCCACTATTCAAACTTTATGGCCTGGGGCTGACCCAGAAACCATTGAAAACCAAGTCACCGACAAAATCGAAACCCAACTTAAATCCCTCAAAGGGCTCAAAGAAATCACCAGCGCTTCTTTTGATGGGATGTCATTAATTAATGTGGAATTCCAAGCGAATGCCCCGATCGCCGAATCGATCGCCCAAGTTCGGGCAGAAGTAGACGAAGCCAAACCGGACTTAACCTTGGAAGCGGAAGAACCCAAAGTCACCCAAGTCTCCGTTCAAGATGTGCCCATTCTCACCATTGGTTTATATGGTGACATCGATATAGCGGTGCTCAGTCGCGCTGCGGAGGAAATCGAAGATTTATTAGAAAAAGTACCCAATGTCCGGGAAGTCAACGTCGGGGGTCAACGGGATGAAGTGATTCATGTGCAGATGATGCCCAACAAACTCACCGCTTTGGGGATTTCTCCTACCACCGTCGCCCAAGCGATTCAAAGAGGCAATATTGATATGCCTTGGGATCAAGTAGAAAGTGATGATATTGGGTCGCAAGTTCGTTTATATGGTCGCTTTCGTACCTTAGAAGATTTAAGCAATTTACCCATAACTCGGATTTGTGGCAGTGATAAATGCGAGTCAGAAGATCGGGTGGTGCGCTTAGGGGAAATTGCCGAAATCCGACGGGACTTAGAAAGAGAAAAAAATCGGGCTTTTATTAGTTTTGCTGGGGCAGAATATCAACCGGCTATTAATATTGATGTGATCAAAGTGCCAGGGTCAGACACGATCAAAGTAGTGGATGATTGTTTAGAGGCGATCGCCCAGATAAAACAAAACCCTAACATCTGGCCATACAGCATGGAATACAAAGTCATCGCCACTGACAAAGATACTATTTTGTACGACTTAAATCAGTTATTTCAAAATGGCTGGCAAGGAGTTTTATGTGTATTTTTAATCTTATTAGTAGCCCTGACTTGGCGTGAAGCAATTATTGCCGGTTTATCGATTCCTTTAACGATTTTGGCAACTCTGGCGATCGTCTGGTTACTGGGCAATACCCTGAACAAAATGGTGCAAGTTGGCATGATTTTGTCCTTGGGATTACTCGTTGATGTGTTCATCCTGATGATGGAAGGAATGCACGAGGGGTTATTTATTGAAAAGTTAACTTTTAACCAAGCCGCCCTCAAAACTGTCAGAACTTTTGCTATCCCCGCGTTATCCGGGCAATTAACAACAATCTTGGCAATGGTGCCGTTAATGGCGATAGGTGGCCTGATGGGTAAATTTATTCGCTTACTTCCCATTACGGCCATCATTTGTTTATCCATGAGTTATATTATTGCCCTATTTGTGGATATTCCCCTATCACGATATTTACTTGACAAAAAATCCCCGGCGCAGATTCCCGGTTTTTTCAAAAAACCGGGAATCTCTTGTCGCGGGAATCTGCCGCAGGGATCGGCGGTATCGAAGAGGGAAAAGGAAAAAGCCAGCTTAATCGATCGCCTCACGAAAATTGTCACCACCAAATTTACTCTCTGGCTTCAACGATTTACCATTCCCAACAAATTCATCGCCTCCCTGTGGGTTTGTGGCGCGATCGGTCTGTTTGTTTTTACCACTACTCTCGCGGGCAGCGTACCCGGAACCCTGTTCCCTGACGCGGACAAAACAGCCTTAAGCGTCAACGTGGAAATGCCGCCTACTGCCACCTTGGAAACTTCCCAAAAAGTAGCCGATGACCTGGGAGAAATTCTCCGTTGCTTTGTCGGGGCGAATGATTCGGCAATCAACTCTTCAACGAAACAAACCAGTAATTGCCCCAATGCTTCGCCCCTACTTTTTGAAAGCGTAGTTAAATTAGTAGGTCAACGCAGCAACCTAGTAGCAGAAACTGGTCTTAAACCGAGTGATGGGAGCTATTTGCTGGGTTTCTCCGTCGCCTTTGTCCCCAAAGAACAACGGGAAAAAAATTCTTTTGAATATTTAGATCAAATAAGAACTGAGTTAAATGCCGCAATGCGTAAATATCCCGGTGCATCTCTAGTGGTGAATGTCGAGAAAGCCGGAGAAGGAGGAGATCCGATCGCCATTGAAATTACCGGCACCGATATGGACGAATTACGGCGCATCTCTGGAGAGGTACAAATGGCGTTGCGAGGCGTTCTTGGGGCTGTAGACGTGCGGGATGACCTGGGTTCTTTGCGTCCTGATATCAAATTCCAGCCCAAACGGGAAGCGATGGATTTTTACGGCATTGGGGCTAATGACTTGGCCATGCAAGGACGTTATCTGATGACCGACAACGATATCGCGGATTTTCCCATTGGCGGCGGTCAGGAAGATTTGGAAATTCGCCTGAGTACCGCATGGCCTTCGCGGGGCGGCAGCGTCGGTGGCCCAACCCGCCCGGATGAACTGGCGATGGTTCGTTTGATTACTCCCAATGGCCCAATTGCGGCGGATCAAATCTTAGAACAAGTTCCGGGGATGTCCCCGTTATCGATTACTCATAAAAATGCCCAACGCACGGTGATGGTATTAGCGAAAACTAAAGACCGCACCGTAGGGGAAATTTTGGCGGATTTAGAACCAAAATTAACCGAAATGAAACGCCAATGGCCAATCGGTTATAACTACAACTTTGGTGGCGAAGCGGCAACTACCGAGGAAACGTTTGGTTCGGCCAAAAAAATGGCGGTTGTGGCGTTATTTTTAGTGTTTGCAGTCTTAGTGATTCAGTTTGGTTCGTTTACTCAGCCGTTTATTATTATGTTGGCCATTCCCTTTGGGTTAATTGGCACTTTTAGCGGTTTTTTCTTATTGTGGATTCCCATTTCTTTTCCCGCCGTGATTGGGATTATTTCTCTGACAGGAATTGTGGTGAATAATTCCATTGTGATGGTGGATACGATGAATACTTATCTCAAAGAAGGGATGGATTTACGGCAAGCGGCAGCCAGAGGTGCAAGCGATCGCCTCCGTCCCATTCTCAGCACCACCTTGACCACCATTGTGGGGGTTTTACCAATGGCCTTTAGTGACCCTATGTGGTTTCCTCTTTGTATGGCGATCGCCTTTGGTTTAACCTCATCTACTTGTATTGGCTTATTGGTGACACCGGCTTTATACTTACTCCTGACGCCTTCAGATAAAATGAGGATAGAAGAGAGAGGATAGAGGAAAGAGAAAAGAGAAAAGAGGATAGAGGATAGAGAAGAGAGGATAGAGGATAGAGGATAGAGAAGAGAGGGAAGAGAGGGAAGAGAGAGAAGAGAGGGAAGAGAGGGAAGAGAGGGAAGAGAGGGAAGAGAGGGAAGAGAGAGAAGAGAGGGAAGAGAGGAAATTTTCTTCCCACACCTCGATGGCGGCCTCCCACACTCCTATGCATCTCTTTTCTCTATCCTCTTTTCTCTTCCATTGGGATTTGCTATCTTAATTAATGCGGGAGGAAATTAATCATGCC encodes:
- a CDS encoding efflux RND transporter permease subunit, translated to MTKTPPSPPPSPVAKFFFLNTVFGLLLCFLFVIGGLIGVSSMVKEGDPDINIAIATIQTLWPGADPETIENQVTDKIETQLKSLKGLKEITSASFDGMSLINVEFQANAPIAESIAQVRAEVDEAKPDLTLEAEEPKVTQVSVQDVPILTIGLYGDIDIAVLSRAAEEIEDLLEKVPNVREVNVGGQRDEVIHVQMMPNKLTALGISPTTVAQAIQRGNIDMPWDQVESDDIGSQVRLYGRFRTLEDLSNLPITRICGSDKCESEDRVVRLGEIAEIRRDLEREKNRAFISFAGAEYQPAINIDVIKVPGSDTIKVVDDCLEAIAQIKQNPNIWPYSMEYKVIATDKDTILYDLNQLFQNGWQGVLCVFLILLVALTWREAIIAGLSIPLTILATLAIVWLLGNTLNKMVQVGMILSLGLLVDVFILMMEGMHEGLFIEKLTFNQAALKTVRTFAIPALSGQLTTILAMVPLMAIGGLMGKFIRLLPITAIICLSMSYIIALFVDIPLSRYLLDKKSPAQIPGFFKKPGISCRGNLPQGSAVSKREKEKASLIDRLTKIVTTKFTLWLQRFTIPNKFIASLWVCGAIGLFVFTTTLAGSVPGTLFPDADKTALSVNVEMPPTATLETSQKVADDLGEILRCFVGANDSAINSSTKQTSNCPNASPLLFESVVKLVGQRSNLVAETGLKPSDGSYLLGFSVAFVPKEQREKNSFEYLDQIRTELNAAMRKYPGASLVVNVEKAGEGGDPIAIEITGTDMDELRRISGEVQMALRGVLGAVDVRDDLGSLRPDIKFQPKREAMDFYGIGANDLAMQGRYLMTDNDIADFPIGGGQEDLEIRLSTAWPSRGGSVGGPTRPDELAMVRLITPNGPIAADQILEQVPGMSPLSITHKNAQRTVMVLAKTKDRTVGEILADLEPKLTEMKRQWPIGYNYNFGGEAATTEETFGSAKKMAVVALFLVFAVLVIQFGSFTQPFIIMLAIPFGLIGTFSGFFLLWIPISFPAVIGIISLTGIVVNNSIVMVDTMNTYLKEGMDLRQAAARGASDRLRPILSTTLTTIVGVLPMAFSDPMWFPLCMAIAFGLTSSTCIGLLVTPALYLLLTPSDKMRIEERG